gttttgattttgatttctcTGCAGTTGCTgtacattgtaaaaatgttgGATATCCATTCAGGCCATACAACAGGCAACCAAGCAGTATGTAGGCAACCATAGGCTATTACCCGCAGATTTGTCATGCTCCAACTTCTTACACAAATGAGTTTGGGGGCGGCATTAGAAAGTATGacttgatttattaatttatttacaaaataatttaaaatgtataaaaatattcaatttgcatatttaagtaaaaaatattactcataaaaatatctattttgaaaaacttttttcatgGTTCTGGGGGCACCTCTATAGGACCTTAAAGGAAAATGAGAAatccatatataaatatagtttgatatagaaaaataaattaaattaaaaatgtttagattGCCTAAATCAGTGGTTTTTGATCACCAGACTAATATCACTGCTTCTTGAGTTTGTTGGCAAACCTCCTGGCAAGCATACATTCCTTCATTAGTACATTGTGAGACCTATCCACTAAAACACAGAAGCACAGAAATAAGTCTTAATGTATGAactataaatgaacaaaaacaacaacaacaacaaaaatgaggCAGAAATCTTTTAAACACATTGTATATGTTtggaaatattacatttaaatgtttacatcagGATTACCTCACTCTCATCAAGAGTTATCTTTCCATTTTCACACAGTCTCTGGAATACTCCTGATGAAGAAAATAAAGATTGTTAATATgtaaaattacacacacacacactgtaaagaATTGCTGGTGACATCCTGTTTTTTCTGGgtaatatttgttgttttcgAGAAAGTAGCCTTCTGCAGTACTGTGAATTAACAGCGCTCAGAGTCGACACTCAGAGGCTGTGTTTCAAATTACACCCTACACCCTCATTGACTATTCACTACATGAGTTTACTAATATAGTCCACCTGACAGAGAGAATTAAAGCTAATGAGTGAACTCAGCCAATGATGAACAGATGCTGTTACCAAGCAGAATCACTAAAGAAAAGAGCAAGAAATGAAACTACAACTGACAtacagccacagccttagacaAAATCACCTGAAATAAAACAGCAGAggatgattaaacaactccagaAATAGCATTACAGTTTGCTTTGATTTCAGTCATATATCTacaaaaagtcttttttaaagaactgaCAGAGGCTTAGCTGTTTTACTGGCTGTTGTAACTGTGTTTGTAATGTACATTTGTTAAAGCAggaaaaccccccaaaaaatttagattaaatgtttttaattaattattgatgGTGGTGACTCTCAAAATGAAGTAACAAACTTTTGTGAAggattttaaaaacatcttatgcACAAAACTTTTGAAACTACAGCGTCAGCTAGATACACAAatatcaagaatcagcatttgaatctcaacaatggtgacaatcaaaagCTTCATGCTGTAATGCGTACTGGGTACCAGCACAGTACAAAGCgcacccatgactcccagcatgcattgcagcatgaatatgTTATGCTGTTGAATTGTccagatataaataaataaaaaatcaatgaaCAATGTGTTAACGTGTTAAATGATGGCTATGTTATTGAAAAAACATAACAGTATTATAGGTTTTGCCTTCTAAGATGGGTGACAAATTCCTGTTATTTCAAGGAAAAACcggaatatactgtaaaacgtAAGAGTCagattaactaaatgaaaaaagttattttcactGCAATATTAGTGAAGGtccacagaaaacagttatgcaAAGTCATGAACTGATAAGGAGAGTAAAAATTTAACTGATCTGTATTAATATGTTTTGCATAAGAGAGATctgttagtttaatttaattttgcgGAGCACTATTTTGCTGGAGAGTAGAGCCTGCGCTTCATTCAATGATGAGTCACAAACACTGACGTTTtgtgctttatttaaagacagtaaCTGTGGAGTTGCTGATTAAGTGATGATCTCTTTAAGTACTTCAGCACATACATGTGTGTTATAGCTAACAATTCACTGCAACAATTTGAGTTAAAGTcatgtttttagttattttactattacACATTAAGTGGTTGCAGTTTTATACTAAGAAACATTCCTTCTCAGTGAATGCAAATGGAATAAGTTCACAGTGCTAACATTGTATGGATGCTAGTTTTTAAGCAAACTGTTTGAAGCAACGGGTGCAGAGTTAATTTATATGGTAGAATTATGGTGAAATACTGTAAAAGTAAGAGCTGTAAATTAATGGTTGAGAGCTGTAAATTAACAGTACCTTACTGCcagtaaattactgttatttaatGGCACaatatatacagtgcacagcataaatgagtacaccccctctgaataaatataaaatatgtattatcttaattatcaCTAATAAATTCATGAAAAGAtggcaaaatttaaatgtattatacatatatttaataaaaaacaaaaaaatatatgtgaccctggaccacaaaaccagtcttaagtcgctggggtatatttgtagcaatagccaaaaatacattgtatgggtcaaaattgttgatttttcttttatggcaaaaatcattaggaaattaagtaaagataatgttccatgaaaatattttgtaaaatttctactgtaaatatatgaaaacttaatttttgattagtaacatacattgttaagaactttatctgggcgattttaaaggcaattttctcaatatttagatttttttgcaccttcagattccaggttttcaaatagttctatcttgaccaaatattgccacatcctaacaaaccatacatcaatggaaagcttatttattcaggtttcagatgatgtataaatctcaattttgaaaaattgacccttatgactggttttgtgatccagggtcacatattccaatattttcaataaattagccaattttgtttaaaagaaggattgcagaaatgagtacaccatagatttaattcagcaaatgtataatattcttaGTATCCTCCAGAATTTTAAGTATACTGCTCTTacccttcttggcactgagtgtacaagttcatgataatttttttacatctgtcctgtttaactcctggaggacgaGCTCTTTAAATGCCGCGATCTTTAATGGAGTTTTGCTCagctcgtctctacagaatcccccacagccGCTCAAGAGCATTAAGATTGAGTGAAATATGTCCACTGAAAGATTTTCACCTTGGTAGAATGAGtatcttcattgtcatgctgaaaaaatgcccaATAATGCAAGGAATAAGGAGAGGGTAGCatcttctgtttttaatttgttgtatTACACCACACAGTGGcgtgtgaattcatgacagcgTTGACaaagcacaactccctcacaccttcagcactcataaaTCCCAATATAAGGGCTTTACTACCACTGTACAtttcactgtactcctcctctagcaacaccaggacattttggatgctttcgGATCCAAAATAATTGACTTGGTCTCCTGAGACtagagtatggattcccagaagtctatattttgttgggccttggaagaggttaaatgagtttattgtgcattggctacagtaggtaattctagtgATGACAACAACCACACttgtcacttctgcaggctgtgtcgtactctgtgagataaagtgtcgctcttttcatagcttttggcGGCTCTGAGACACTTTGCATGGtatttctcctgctctttttctaacaaaaattcactcatcactaaatgaaaacttaactTAAAGTGAatacctgatttttttttaaggagccttgtcacaagtccattgtttttgaatgttggtgctacttctgctatattttcacacttgaaacaataatttggtattcctcttgtaccattgtcctcttttatgcCAAGAAATAAGTCACTTGGCAGTTCTCTTCCAAGTGGTTTCATTGTCGAAagcattaagtctgagtatCAGTAGGCTCTAAAACactgtcaggaaattacttgtctttataagtttgattcagtaTACTTACCTGTTGTTAAAAAATAGCCTTAAAcctacactttattttacttatttttttaagttgtatttagtaactttcaggagagtgtactcatttttgcaacacaccattttatcactttgataagaatatcttattttgttgaataattttgacattcttctttggtaattgatcaagcaggcttgttggaacattatgtctccaaagaaccctaacTTATAATGTCTTATAAGTAAggagtaattgctgaatttgttaagttttagagTGGGTGTaatcatttatgctgtgcactgtatatataattactttattttcctgaacataaaattaaaattgtattacaaCAATTTCTGTCCAGTACACTGGATTTCTACTCACTGGCCATGCAATTCAAACGCATGACAAGGCAGATGAAACCCTCCAGGGAAATCCGTTCAGAAGCACCACCATACCGCACAAACATGAGATTCAGGATATCTTCATTTAGATGCAGGCCTAGGGTACAATGACCATGACATAAAGACAGTATCAATGCAACACACCTTGCATTGATGGACATATTACAGTGCATCAGTATATCAATATTATATCAAAACCTCTGTGTATGCTGGCAGTAACATTTAAGATAATGCAAATATTGCATATTAACCTACAACTAGCAAAAAGTTCAACAACAGTTCACCAGAGCAAAATATTAACTGTATGAGTCTCAACCTGTTTTCTCTAATGCATTTTGCAGTTCATTTAAAGACAGAACGCCATCTTTGGAAGAATCCATGCTGTAGAAGATATCCTGTAAAAATACTTGAAAAATTATTCTTGATAAAAATCTTTCTATCAAGCTAAATTTCTTGTCTtaatatggtaaaaaaaaaaatgcgtaGCTAAATTCCAGACTCAAATCCACTCACCTTGTACGTCATGATACGGTTCCATAGACGAATGAATTCTGGTCCACAAAGTCTTCCAGTAACGTTGAACTATTGTTATTGTTACAGTCATGGAATATTTCTAGagctaaaatgtttctttataaTATGACTGCAAATACAAACTGAACCTGGGAGATAAATCAtcatcattcaaaatattattttaaagtttattattacatGCTCAAAGAATAAAGGATATATCAAACATAGCAATTATACTTCTACATGATTCCAGGCCAAATccttcagtgtttttattaccTAAAAGACATACAAAAGACTGAATTACAGTGTATTTCCTGTTGAACAGACAGgatatttaaaacattcacCTCTAAGTAGGTTTTCATGAAGAAGCTGTTGAAGTTTCTCAGCATCAACAACTTTGTACTGTTTCCAAAGAAGACATACAAGAGATTTAAGCTTAGATATTCTTAAGCAcatatattgttattgttaattaaggattttttaaaataatatattagcTTTCATATTTACCTGATCAGAATATTGTCGAAacaaagttttagtttttgatcTTTCATCCACTTCCTCATTGTATCTGAGCTGAACATGAGAAAAGGCAATGAAGAGAATATTGTTTCAGTGGCAGCTAGGACTGAACTGTTTCATTAACAACTAGCAAACAagcacaatatatataaaatataagggATTTCCTGGTAAGTAATTTGGCTTATTACGCCTATAAGTGTCGCTTGTGGACTTTCTGCGCTAGAGTGCCCTCCGGTGTCaagtatgaatgaaacaaatCACACTTGAGATTTTAACGCTCCATAATGGCTCTGGTGATGGATTATTATGTGTCATATTATCTCATGTATAGTATTAATTTTCAAATATCCCAGAAACCAGTGAATTGCACAACTCCTAAttaacacaacatttttttttaaaatttaaatatcacGATTATAACCAATACCGGTATATCACAACACCCCTAAAGTgaatattaaaacttttacaaaatgattcagtgtATTATTACCTCAGACCTGCCTAAAAGATCCACAAGAAAATCTTTCTCcattttttcaacaaaataagatattcttatcaaagtgataaaatggtgtgttgcaaaaatgagtacactctcctgaaagttactaaatacaacttaaaaaaataagtaaaataaagtgtaggTTTAAGGCTATTTTTTAACAACAGGTAAGTAtactgaatcaaacttataaagacaagtaatttcctgacagtGTTTTAGAGCCTACTGatactcagacttaatgctTTCGACAATGAAACCACTTGGAAGAGAACTGCCAAGTGACTTATTTCTTGgcataaaagaggacaatggtacaagaggaataccaaattattgtttcaagtgtgaaaatatagcagaagtagcaccaacattcaaaaacaatggacttgtgacaaggctccttaaaaaaaaaatcaggtatTCACTTTAagttaagttttcatttagtgatgagtgaatttttgttagaaaaagagcaggagaaataCCATGCAAAGTGTCTCAGAGCTGCCTAAAAGATCCACAAGAAAATCTTTCTCCATTTTTTCTGTGTCctttctgaattaaaaaaaaaaaaaaaataataataataataataataataataataataaaacttttaacCCAGATAACAGAATTTgattgtaaacatttttggaGTATAAATTAGTCAGTTTTCAACCAAGAGGTTGACTTCAcattttaatcttatttaaagcataaaagcataaaagtcTTTCAGTGTCTTCATGCAACTTACTGAATGTGGATCTCATTTTTGCAGAGAATAGACAGAATGAATTCTCCACTCTTATTGGGATAGTATGTGGACGGTACGATGAGATACTCTCCTGGCTCCAGCCTAAAGAATTTCATCACCTGTCTTGCATCCTGAAAGTGCCCGCTTGTTACCACAGGCTTTCTTGTAGAGAAAAAGCTTGATCCAAACTTTCCCTCAGATCTCATCTAAcggaaaatgaaacaaaaatttatTTCACTGAACACGTCAAATTAATGTGTCAGAAAGGTATAACAAATCATGTAATGCGTATTGATACAACCTAAAATACACTGTACATGTTTTCAAACCAATGTGATTAACACCAGAAACAGAGTATATTTTACTTGCCTCGGGTGGAATCtgtgaaagttaaaaaaaataataaatgttacacataaaacacaaaagcatCATACATGCACTGTACAGCCATGtttattgtcttgttaaaatacTGACTGCAAACACACAGAAGCCGATGCCATGGTGTGCAGCGTGTCGTCTGTGTCTCTTGTCAGGTTTCTGTATGAGGGACACCAGAACATTCTTCTGACCCTGTTCACAGGCTTTATCAAGCTCACTAATCCTCAACCAAAACTGGGGGTTTTTACAGAAGGTGTCTACAATCACAGGAGAGGGGTGTTAGAAGCAGATTTGCATTGATGACTACCTTTACAATTCAGAAAATGCACCTGGATGATTCATGCAGCCTCCAGCTGTGCTCCCAGTAACCCAGCTCCCATGGTGGTGTTTGGAAGTCCAGTGACAAGCAGACTGCTCTTCCAGAAAATCAGGAGAGGTACAGCAGATATCCATGTTGTCAAATGTTTTAAGGAAATCTTTCATTGACATcctgcaaaaaaagaaaattcctAAGTAAATTCTagacaaaatgtattttgtgttttagtacattttaataatgtatatgaAAGCACGGTTCATGCTCACCAGAACTCTCTATTTTCATGCACAAGGAGTTGTTTGCGGTCCTCATCGCTCACTGTGTTCCACAAAGGTGATCTAAaagaatttttcaaaataatcatCAGGACAAAGAATAACTTTGACAGTTAATAAATTTCACAGTATTTCACGGTTTTTGTGTGTTAAGGACTGCATGTCTAATTCCCTTTCTTCTTGCAGAACAACTTGTTGTTTTATGATTTACTGCCAGTTGTTCTGTTAGTTGGTTATCTGCTATGATGTTGAATAAAAGCAGAGCTTACTTGTCACTCCAGTCTCCATTCCACTCACTGTCTCCCCATGGGATGAACAATCTAACCAGCTGAACTGGGTCTCTACCACTCATGACCTGTTGAGCATGATTTCAGCAGCATATTTAGTGGTGTAAAAATGTGGCAAACCTTTATAATATTACCAACATCTATAGTAGATTATTGAcagaatgttacattttacaattctgcAATACTTTTACAAGAATTTTGAAGTAAAATGCATACTGTTTAGTTTCAGTAGTTTGTTGAATTCAATGGACGgtaaaagatttttcccagcaagtttacacacactttctAACACAAAAAAACCTTATGAAATCCATGAAGGATTCTGAAAAATCTCCCTGAAGCAACTTGCAGATGAGGTCCTTGCTTAATGTGTTAATACATTAAACGATATAGCTGGCAGCAATCAGGGTTGCCAGTTCTTGCCAGTTGCTAATTAAGACTAGCCTAATCACAGTCAGATGCACTCCTAgcccaaataaagttcttttaTGGATTTGGGGTGGAGGATGGAGGGTGGTGCTTCAATCTgtggactaaaaaaaaaacagtttctatGTACCCATGGTTCGCTGAGAAGGGAACAAGACACTGTGTCGACAGCCTGCGTCACTATACCGGGGTGAACTCAGTATAAAAGGACACCAGGAGAATACGTCATCCACTTCTACATCTAAAGCTCGTAGAAAAGAGGACATAGTGTCtcattcccttctcagggaaccatggttacatgctTAACTTTAGACATTCCCTTCCAAGGGAACTCGGATTGTGTCTTCTAGTGGTCGCTATGGGAAATGGAATACCCatgctgccatgctgaggggagtgcatgCCATGTACCATGGTGAGCAGTAAGTACCAACTGTACAGCATAACCATAAAAGCCACCTCTTAGACACATCAGCGGCTGTCGGAGGCGCTATCCCCTCCGGCCACAGGCCTGAGCTACGATGCTGGTAGCATGTGACCCTTGAAAATATAGGGATTCTAGAAAGTGCACAGGAGGCTGAATGTGTGCATTTTCCACAAACGTGGGTTTTAGAAAGCACTCTGTGCTGTTAAGGAGGCTGTGAATAGGCCTAGCGACCTGGTATGACTGCATCATGGAGTTCATAGGGGACCCTCCAACTGAGGGGAGCACCGTCAAGTCAACCACATGGGCAGTCATATGATGTAAGCACTGGAAGCAGCATGTATGTTAGTGACCCTGTAATGATGGGAGCAATGTTAGGCTCAGACACAGAGGAGGCCATCAGGGAAGCTTGGAAAAAAGAGGACTTTGGGGTCTATggcattaaaaatgtttgaacactcctgatttgatttttaatacatttcaacaaACCAAAGAGATTTTATCTTTTCTCTCTACGGTCTTAGCAGAACAATCACTAAAAGGTCAAATCAAGTATAAACATGCAAAGAGTGGGTGTGTTGGATCATGTTGGCTGGAATCCAGGTGtcatcttttgtttttaaaatatttatcttgGTAGCTTATGACAAAATCTGATGCACGCCAAGACTTGATTTTCTGCAGTCTTACCTGATAAACCTTTGTCACAGTGTAAGCATGACCCAGGACTATGCCATTTGGTAACCGGTTCTCATTCTGATtatgtgaaaacagaaaaattatcAGGGGACAGACGGTTAAAGTCTTAAAGTGTTAAAGTTACTTGGAATCCCAAATTTCTTTACTAAAATAGGTGTCTAGGAGAACAGTTTTTGGAATGGTTAATATAGTCAAAGAAggcacaataaaatatttatgtttttagtttacCATGACCATGTGTGTTAGATATAATCACACTATGTTTACCCCTGGTGGAGTTTCACAGCCCATAATGGCCTCTGACTGGTAAGCCCTTAACATTATCTCCCACAAATCAGTAGGAGCTGTTTTCAGTTCATAGTGCATATGAACCCCACCGGTAAAGTCCAAGAGGGCCTCAGATACTCGACCAGTATGCATGTCAGCATAGGAGCCGCACACCCTGGAACAATCATTGTAGCACAGTTGTTTTCCTCAGTATAACAGACAAATTTGAAGAcaatcaagtcaaattacagctgtgcTTATATTGAATACAACAGCACTATTGCTTACATATACTTGAGATGATACTTTATAAAGTCACACAAAAAGATATACAGGCACTTACTTGGCATACGCTTTCTCCAGCAAGGCAGGCCAGAACTCATTATACGTTTTTGATCTCACAAAAATCAGCTTGCCATTGTATGTTGGCAGCTTGTCATCAATCACAACGTCATACCATTTTCCAAACCGCCagaactgtaaatatatattagaagAACAGTGAGTGAACAACTGATACAATGAATCACAAAACAGGAATTGCTATTGCTTGGGGTTTTGatgctgaataataaaaaattatgtcacagaaaaaaaaagaaacttaccCTGAAGTGAAATAATCCAGTATAATTGTGGTTAAATGATTGTCCATCTGGAATGACCTTATGTAATAACTTGGTTTGAAATGTCAGAGCCCCAACAGAGGCCAGAAACCAACAGTTTcctaagaagaagaaaaaaaaacagttgccACAGTGAATTAAATATCTTGGTGTATAGATTAGAAAATACACTTTAAGTTTAATTTTCCATATGACAAGTTTTTCATTGTAGCATCCTCTATAGGCATGTTCTGATGCACGTTTTGTTAAGTTTGGGAATTACTTGAAGCATATATACGCCATTTAATTGGCGTATGTCTTTGCAacacttcaaattcaaaattcttttaataacatttttaatgaggaTCTTAGAATTACACATGCCAAGTTTTGTGCAAATGTAATCAACGTTTAGGGAAGagtctttttatgtttttgaattgAAAATGGTGGAAAAGTTTCCCAGGGCAAACTAAATCacccctaattaaacacacctgaaccagctaatgaGTGTCTACAGCACAGGTGTCACACTCAGTTCctgccacagccctgcagagttcacgttcaaccctaattaaacacacctgatccagatAATCTAGTCCTTCAGGCTTATTCTCAAACTACATTGTTTGTGTGTAGGTGCAGGGTTGGAAATAAAAACTGCAGGGCTGCGTTCCTCCACAAACTGAGGAGCTGACACCTGTGCTCTATCACATTCATGTTCAGCAAATTTATCACATGACATTCCCTGCCACCAGAAATCCCAGACGCAAACTGTGTTGGTGCAGAGTTGGAAATAAacggagtttgacacccctggtctCCTAAGTGTGTTGGTGctggctggagctaaactctgcaggacatttgTCTAAAACAATATTGTGGTTACCCAGACATACCTACATTCCCTTGGGCATAGTCAAACCTGGACACGGTCTCTACAATAAATTCAGCCACATTTGGATACAATAcctgaaagaaattaaattatataccTTCAGTATTGGTCAACTGATGCATTCTGTAAAAGGGATATTTCAGTTGATGGTGTTTTTGGCAATGTCATTCTCTTTTTCATCTGCTGTATATGTGACTACAGGTCAAATTTAAAACGTTTAGCTTGTCACAGTCAGTTGACATTAAATAAGACTCTTTTAGCTTTCAACAAAAGTGTATATTTTGTGTAATGTTGTCAGAATACATACTGATGCCTCAAGCAAACCGCAGGTCTGCCTACATACCGTTGGTCTTTTCCACTCCACCCTGGCCATGACATCTGGATCCAGCAGCCCTTCACCAATGGAACGGGGATCTGGTGGGAAAAACTCATCAACAAATCTCTGTCTTGTCTTGAGACAGTAGTCTTGTAAAAAGTCGTAGTCCTGATCCATGAACTTCAAAGGATTTGTTTCAGAGCCCATGCCACCTTTCATGTTGCGGTCGTTTATGATTTTTAAGCACATGCCATGTGTAACCACTGGAGGAGACATTTCAAAAtctgtctgtatttttttttctgaataagaGGGAAATATAATAACAATGCAGATGACAATGCTGTAA
Above is a genomic segment from Labeo rohita strain BAU-BD-2019 chromosome 17, IGBB_LRoh.1.0, whole genome shotgun sequence containing:
- the LOC127179662 gene encoding calpain-1 catalytic subunit-like, with translation MNLGFHYTVQMADNVYDLVWSQRRLPVIWVKFIVPVICCIFEEKKIQTDFEMSPPVVTHGMCLKIINDRNMKGGMGSETNPLKFMDQDYDFLQDYCLKTRQRFVDEFFPPDPRSIGEGLLDPDVMARVEWKRPTVLYPNVAEFIVETVSRFDYAQGNVGNCWFLASVGALTFQTKLLHKVIPDGQSFNHNYTGLFHFRFWRFGKWYDVVIDDKLPTYNGKLIFVRSKTYNEFWPALLEKAYAKVCGSYADMHTGRVSEALLDFTGGVHMHYELKTAPTDLWEIMLRAYQSEAIMGCETPPGNENRLPNGIVLGHAYTVTKVYQVMSGRDPVQLVRLFIPWGDSEWNGDWSDKSPLWNTVSDEDRKQLLVHENREFWMSMKDFLKTFDNMDICCTSPDFLEEQSACHWTSKHHHGSWVTGSTAGGCMNHPDTFCKNPQFWLRISELDKACEQGQKNVLVSLIQKPDKRHRRHAAHHGIGFCVFAIPPEMRSEGKFGSSFFSTRKPVVTSGHFQDARQVMKFFRLEPGEYLIVPSTYYPNKSGEFILSILCKNEIHIQKDTEKMEKDFLVDLLGSSETLCNEEVDERSKTKTLFRQYSDQYKVVDAEKLQQLLHENLLRGNKNTEGFGLESCRSIIAMFDFNVTGRLCGPEFIRLWNRIMTYKDIFYSMDSSKDGVLSLNELQNALEKTGLHLNEDILNLMFVRYGGASERISLEGFICLVMRLNCMARVFQRLCENGKITLDESEWIGLTMY